In the genome of Streptomyces sp. NBC_00190, one region contains:
- a CDS encoding molybdopterin-dependent oxidoreductase, which yields MLGLGAAGLVTAPYLQHGFESVADKDPTGISGLLPNGGGFRYYSVASSVPERGPEDYRLTVGGLVDRPVEYTLDALRALPQTRVVRDVQCVTGWRVPGTAFEGVPLSRLLDAAGVRPEARAIRFDCFDGTYTESLTLPQARRDDVLVALRMQDRPLGHSHGGPVRLYVAPMYFYKSAKWLSGITLTEKVEPGYWELLGYDVDAWVGRSNGRDDAPTV from the coding sequence ATGCTCGGCCTCGGCGCGGCCGGGCTCGTCACCGCCCCCTACCTCCAGCACGGCTTCGAGAGCGTCGCCGACAAGGACCCCACCGGGATCAGCGGGCTGCTGCCGAACGGCGGCGGGTTCCGCTACTACTCGGTCGCCTCGTCCGTTCCCGAGCGGGGCCCGGAGGACTACCGCCTCACGGTCGGCGGGCTCGTCGACCGCCCGGTGGAGTACACCCTCGACGCGCTGCGGGCGCTCCCGCAGACCCGGGTGGTCCGGGACGTGCAGTGCGTGACCGGCTGGCGGGTCCCGGGTACCGCTTTCGAGGGGGTGCCGCTCTCGCGGCTGCTCGACGCCGCCGGGGTACGACCCGAGGCCCGGGCCATCCGCTTCGACTGCTTCGACGGCACCTACACCGAGAGCCTCACCCTCCCGCAGGCCCGCCGCGACGACGTCCTGGTCGCCCTGCGGATGCAGGACCGGCCGCTGGGCCACAGCCACGGCGGACCGGTGCGGCTGTACGTCGCCCCGATGTACTTCTACAAGTCGGCCAAGTGGCTCTCCGGGATCACCCTCACCGAGAAGGTCGAGCCGGGCTACTGGGAGCTCCTGGGCTACGACGTCGACGCGTGGGTCGGCCGCTCGAACGGACGTGACGATGCCCCCACCGTCTGA
- a CDS encoding cytochrome b/b6 domain-containing protein produces MPPPSERAARVRRFSRAERLVHRSTAALALVCVAGAACLYLPPLAELVGRRHLVVTVHEWSGLLLPLPFLLGLASPAFRADLRRLNRFGPHDRQWLRAALRRDRTGPRPAGKFNAGQKVYAGWLAGAVLVMLGTGLLMWFTGLAPLVWRTAATFVHDWLALALGIVLAGHIGKALADPEARRGMRTGSVGRSWAAREHPLWRPEE; encoded by the coding sequence ATGCCCCCACCGTCTGAACGGGCCGCGCGCGTGCGCCGCTTCAGCCGCGCCGAGCGCCTGGTCCACCGGTCCACGGCCGCGCTCGCCCTGGTGTGCGTGGCGGGCGCCGCCTGCCTCTACCTGCCGCCGCTCGCCGAACTGGTGGGCCGCCGGCACCTGGTCGTCACCGTGCACGAGTGGTCCGGGCTGCTGCTCCCGCTGCCCTTCCTGCTGGGCCTCGCCTCCCCCGCCTTCCGCGCCGACCTGCGCCGGCTGAACCGCTTCGGGCCGCACGACCGCCAGTGGCTGCGGGCCGCGCTGCGCCGGGACCGCACGGGGCCGCGGCCCGCCGGGAAGTTCAACGCCGGGCAGAAGGTGTACGCGGGCTGGCTGGCCGGGGCGGTCCTGGTGATGCTCGGCACCGGGCTCCTGATGTGGTTCACCGGCCTCGCCCCGCTGGTCTGGCGGACCGCCGCCACCTTCGTCCACGACTGGCTGGCCCTGGCCCTCGGCATCGTGCTCGCCGGGCACATCGGCAAGGCCCTGGCCGATCCGGAGGCTCGGCGCGGCATGCGCACGGGCTCGGTCGGGCGGTCGTGGGCCGCGCGCGAGCACCCGCTGTGGCGGCCCGAGGAGTGA
- a CDS encoding fibronectin type III domain-containing protein, whose amino-acid sequence MRRTAPTLAPRLARGPRLALGLCLGLAGLAACTAPDTEAPPAPAGLTAQPGSATTVHVMWEEAAERDGVTGYQVFESGRLVRELPAGKTMVDITGLTPQTGYAFTVRAEDAAGNLSGTGPAVRATTPAASAEDRLAPTAPAATTARATGPRAAWVSWSAATDDTGVTAYDVYQGGVRIHTAGPGETGTALSGLQPDTVYTFTVRARDGADNSSPDGPAVDVTTPPASGDGPGTAPAGFTATASPGAVTLTWTAPETGRETSEYELYVNGRPTTVIQFGTGAVPSGRAEHRITVTEPAGTVWAVKLRARLPDGNWGAFSAERTVTLIA is encoded by the coding sequence GTGCGACGCACCGCCCCGACCCTCGCTCCCCGCCTGGCCCGCGGCCCGCGCCTGGCCCTCGGGCTGTGCCTGGGCCTCGCCGGACTGGCGGCGTGCACCGCGCCCGACACCGAGGCCCCGCCCGCACCCGCCGGGCTCACCGCACAGCCCGGCAGCGCCACGACCGTGCACGTCATGTGGGAAGAGGCCGCCGAGCGCGACGGGGTGACCGGCTACCAGGTCTTCGAGTCCGGCCGCCTGGTCCGCGAACTCCCGGCCGGCAAGACCATGGTGGACATCACCGGCCTCACTCCGCAGACCGGCTACGCCTTCACGGTCCGCGCCGAGGACGCCGCCGGGAACCTCTCCGGGACGGGTCCGGCCGTACGGGCGACCACCCCGGCCGCGTCCGCCGAGGACCGTCTGGCGCCCACCGCCCCGGCCGCCACCACGGCCCGGGCCACCGGGCCCCGTGCCGCCTGGGTGTCCTGGTCCGCCGCCACGGACGACACGGGCGTGACGGCGTACGACGTCTACCAGGGCGGCGTCCGGATCCACACCGCCGGCCCCGGGGAGACCGGCACCGCGCTGAGCGGCCTCCAGCCCGACACCGTCTACACGTTCACCGTGCGGGCCCGCGACGGGGCGGACAACTCCTCCCCCGACGGCCCGGCGGTGGACGTGACCACCCCGCCCGCCTCCGGTGACGGACCGGGCACCGCACCCGCCGGGTTCACGGCGACCGCCTCCCCCGGCGCGGTCACGCTCACCTGGACCGCCCCGGAAACCGGGCGCGAGACCAGCGAGTACGAGCTGTACGTCAACGGACGGCCCACCACCGTCATCCAGTTCGGCACGGGTGCGGTCCCCAGCGGACGTGCGGAGCACCGGATCACGGTGACCGAGCCCGCCGGTACCGTGTGGGCGGTCAAACTGCGCGCCCGGCTGCCCGACGGCAACTGGGGCGCTTTCTCTGCGGAGCGGACAGTCACCCTCATAGCGTGA
- a CDS encoding ATP-binding protein, translating into MPGNLPPESASFVGRERELGLLDGLLREHRLVTLTGVGGVGKSRLALRATAAACRDRRDGVGWVELSPLRDPALLATAVAHAVGLADHSARSLDEELCAWMADKELLLVLDTCEHLVAACRHLVGELLQSAPGLTVLITSREPLGSPGEEVVEIRPLPCEGPDSDALTLFRARALAATPQASAAFEDAGRTAVAAELCRRLDGIPLALELAGARMRLWTLEQMAERIGERFDMLADTRAVMLPRHQTMRTTIGWSHELCEPLERLLWARLSVFTGDFDIAAARAVCAGGPLPASRVERVLAGLVTKSVVRRTEERGGGARYRMLDTIREYGHDWLGELGERRIVADRHAHWYGALTQAAERGWLGPGQVDWYRRMTAEHAQLRTALEHLLGNDPAAALEMAGTLWFYWFACGHVHEGRGFLERALHAAPAAGAAHNQAVWALGLTALLQGDMDTARRTGEECARGAAPLADPEQELRAAYLQAASVLMPGDPVRALALGGPRARAGHGGRPSGPGWLLCKLASGYALCDLGRFEEAAEEARSLRETCAELGERWLRAYADYVLAVAALGLGDHGEAARHVRAMLSGKRLLGDRFGIALGLDLLAAAVAGLGDGELAARLLGTGHAWWRTVGRPQMGGAPSLMALRDQGERQARAAIGDAAFEAAFRGGAAASTG; encoded by the coding sequence GTGCCGGGAAACCTGCCGCCGGAATCGGCGAGCTTCGTCGGCCGGGAGCGCGAACTCGGCCTTCTCGACGGCCTGTTGCGCGAGCACAGGCTGGTCACACTCACCGGCGTGGGCGGTGTCGGCAAGTCCCGGCTCGCCCTGCGGGCCACCGCCGCGGCCTGCCGGGACCGGCGGGACGGCGTGGGGTGGGTCGAGCTGTCGCCGCTGCGCGACCCCGCCCTGCTCGCCACGGCCGTCGCCCACGCCGTCGGCCTCGCCGACCACTCCGCGCGCTCCCTCGACGAGGAGCTGTGCGCGTGGATGGCCGACAAGGAACTCCTCCTCGTCCTGGACACCTGCGAGCACCTGGTGGCAGCCTGCCGCCACCTGGTGGGTGAACTCCTGCAGTCCGCCCCCGGGCTGACGGTCCTGATCACCTCCCGGGAGCCGCTCGGCTCCCCCGGCGAGGAGGTCGTCGAGATCCGCCCGCTGCCCTGCGAGGGGCCCGACAGTGACGCCCTCACCCTCTTCCGCGCCCGCGCCCTCGCCGCGACCCCGCAGGCGTCGGCCGCCTTCGAGGACGCCGGCCGGACCGCGGTCGCGGCCGAGCTCTGCCGCCGCCTCGACGGGATCCCGCTCGCCCTGGAACTGGCCGGCGCCCGGATGCGGCTGTGGACCCTGGAGCAGATGGCGGAGCGGATCGGCGAGCGCTTCGACATGCTCGCCGACACCCGGGCCGTCATGCTGCCCCGGCACCAGACGATGCGGACCACGATCGGCTGGAGCCACGAGCTGTGCGAGCCGCTGGAACGGCTGTTGTGGGCCCGGCTCTCCGTCTTCACCGGGGACTTCGACATCGCCGCCGCCCGGGCCGTGTGCGCGGGCGGTCCGCTGCCCGCCTCGCGGGTGGAGCGGGTGCTGGCGGGCCTGGTCACCAAGTCGGTGGTCCGGCGCACCGAGGAGCGGGGCGGCGGAGCCCGCTACCGGATGCTGGACACGATCCGCGAGTACGGGCACGACTGGCTGGGCGAGCTCGGCGAGCGGCGGATCGTCGCCGACCGGCACGCCCACTGGTACGGGGCCCTCACCCAGGCCGCCGAGCGGGGCTGGCTCGGCCCCGGGCAGGTGGACTGGTACCGCAGGATGACCGCCGAGCACGCTCAGCTGCGTACGGCCCTAGAGCACCTGCTGGGCAACGACCCGGCAGCGGCACTGGAGATGGCCGGGACGCTGTGGTTCTACTGGTTCGCGTGCGGACACGTGCACGAGGGCCGCGGCTTCCTGGAACGGGCGCTGCACGCCGCCCCGGCAGCGGGCGCCGCCCACAACCAGGCCGTGTGGGCCCTCGGGCTGACCGCGCTGCTCCAGGGCGACATGGACACGGCCCGCCGGACCGGCGAGGAGTGCGCCCGGGGCGCGGCCCCGCTCGCGGACCCCGAACAGGAGCTGCGCGCGGCCTACTTGCAGGCGGCGTCGGTGCTGATGCCGGGCGACCCCGTACGGGCCCTCGCGCTGGGCGGTCCACGGGCCCGGGCGGGCCACGGCGGGCGGCCCAGCGGCCCGGGCTGGCTCCTGTGCAAGCTGGCCAGCGGCTACGCCCTGTGCGACCTCGGGCGCTTCGAGGAGGCCGCCGAGGAGGCGCGGTCCCTGCGGGAGACCTGCGCGGAGCTGGGCGAGCGCTGGCTGCGGGCGTACGCCGACTACGTGTTGGCGGTGGCCGCACTGGGCCTGGGCGACCACGGGGAGGCGGCCCGGCACGTGCGGGCCATGCTGTCCGGCAAACGGCTGCTCGGCGACCGCTTCGGCATCGCGCTGGGCCTGGACCTGCTGGCCGCGGCGGTGGCGGGGCTGGGTGACGGGGAGCTGGCGGCGCGGCTGCTGGGCACCGGGCACGCCTGGTGGCGCACGGTCGGCCGGCCGCAGATGGGCGGCGCGCCCTCGCTGATGGCCCTGCGGGACCAGGGCGAGCGGCAGGCCAGGGCGGCGATCGGCGACGCCGCCTTCGAGGCGGCGTTCCGGGGCGGCGCGGCGGCGTCCACCGGCTGA
- a CDS encoding DUF5999 family protein — protein sequence MCSHQPPCPAVDSADHDAARTVAFHPEQGWSLLCNGAVVFDDTGELLPDGRAVEPRRPVLV from the coding sequence ATGTGCTCCCACCAGCCCCCCTGTCCTGCCGTAGACAGCGCAGACCACGATGCCGCCCGTACCGTGGCCTTCCATCCCGAACAGGGCTGGAGCCTGCTGTGCAACGGCGCCGTCGTCTTCGACGACACCGGTGAACTGCTCCCCGACGGCCGTGCGGTGGAACCCCGCCGCCCGGTCCTGGTCTGA
- a CDS encoding SRPBCC family protein, which yields MPGIRFVHRTHLPAAETWLRLTDWERHGSQVPFTRTIIVTEPPTRAGTLFTARTGVGRITFDDPMEVVLWNPPDGDSGGLVRLVKHGRAVLGWAEIAIRPLPGGGTEIVWTEELRLRGLPRLLDPVVAAAGRFVFSRALRGILRP from the coding sequence ATGCCCGGTATCCGGTTTGTTCACCGTACCCATTTGCCGGCGGCCGAGACCTGGCTGAGGCTGACGGACTGGGAGCGCCACGGCTCGCAGGTCCCCTTCACCCGGACGATCATCGTCACGGAGCCCCCGACGCGCGCCGGAACGCTCTTCACGGCGCGCACGGGTGTGGGCAGGATCACATTCGACGATCCGATGGAGGTCGTGCTCTGGAACCCGCCCGACGGGGACTCGGGCGGGCTGGTGAGGCTCGTCAAGCACGGACGCGCCGTCCTGGGCTGGGCGGAGATCGCGATCCGCCCGCTTCCGGGCGGCGGCACGGAGATCGTCTGGACCGAGGAGCTGCGCCTGCGCGGGCTCCCCCGCCTGCTCGACCCGGTGGTCGCCGCGGCCGGCCGGTTCGTCTTCTCCCGCGCCCTGCGCGGCATTCTGCGCCCGTAG
- a CDS encoding LppU/SCO3897 family protein, translating into MATPPPPQQGPYWQQQPPPWQAGPYVPHQPGGPYARLTPEQGAYGCRVCGALPVAETTVHGHQGMIVLMRFLSRKGPFCRDCGLAVVRDMSAKTLWQGWWGPLSVFITPVTLLTNLAPWGRLRKLGPPVGGAMPPLDPGRPLWRRPVALAGLVPLLAVILAFPALILIGLLAGDDSGPRKLAVGTCVQDADRFRTEELVVESCDSALARYRITKRLDTPGATCAEGELISVSERSLEAAPLCLAPWR; encoded by the coding sequence GTGGCCACCCCGCCACCGCCGCAGCAGGGCCCGTACTGGCAGCAGCAGCCGCCACCGTGGCAGGCGGGCCCGTACGTTCCGCACCAGCCCGGGGGCCCGTACGCCCGCCTCACGCCGGAGCAGGGGGCCTACGGCTGCCGGGTCTGCGGGGCGCTGCCCGTCGCGGAGACGACGGTCCACGGCCATCAGGGCATGATCGTGCTGATGCGGTTCCTCAGCCGCAAGGGGCCGTTCTGCCGCGACTGCGGGCTCGCCGTCGTCCGCGACATGTCCGCGAAGACCCTGTGGCAGGGCTGGTGGGGCCCGCTTTCCGTGTTCATCACGCCGGTCACCCTGCTGACCAACCTCGCCCCGTGGGGAAGGCTGCGCAAGCTCGGTCCGCCGGTGGGCGGCGCCATGCCCCCGCTCGACCCGGGCAGGCCGCTGTGGCGGCGCCCGGTGGCGCTGGCCGGCCTCGTCCCGCTGCTCGCCGTGATCCTCGCGTTCCCCGCCCTGATCCTGATCGGCCTGCTGGCGGGCGACGACAGCGGCCCGAGGAAGCTCGCCGTGGGCACGTGCGTGCAGGACGCGGACCGCTTCCGCACCGAGGAGCTGGTCGTCGAGAGCTGCGATTCCGCGCTGGCCAGGTACCGGATCACCAAGCGGTTGGACACCCCCGGCGCGACCTGCGCGGAAGGCGAGCTGATCAGCGTCTCCGAGCGCAGCCTGGAGGCCGCGCCCCTCTGCCTCGCGCCGTGGCGCTGA
- a CDS encoding acyl-CoA dehydrogenase family protein: protein MAEFTMELGDDQKQVRDWIHGFAADVIRPAAAEWDEREETPWPVIQEAAKVGIYSLDFYAQQFFDPTGLGVPMAMEELFWGDAGIALSIVGTGLAAIGVVANGTEEQIGTWIPQMYGDQNDVKVAAFCSSEPDAGSDVGAMRTRAVYDQAKDEWVLNGTKTWATNGGIANVHIVVAVVDPELGTKGHASFIVPPGTPGLSQGQKFKKHGIRASHTAEVVLEDVRVPGSCLLGGKEKLDERLARAHERARSGGGERVKNAAMATFEASRPAVGAMAVGTARAAYEVALDYAKTRTQFGRPIIDNQGVAFQLADMRTQIDAARLLVWRASWMAVAGRPFTSAEGSMSKLYASEVAKKVTAQALQILGGNGYTREYPVERMHRDSAIYTIFEGTSEIQRLVIARTISDMPIR from the coding sequence ATGGCGGAGTTCACCATGGAGCTGGGCGACGACCAGAAGCAGGTGCGGGACTGGATCCACGGCTTCGCCGCCGACGTGATCCGGCCCGCGGCCGCGGAATGGGACGAGCGCGAAGAGACTCCCTGGCCCGTCATCCAGGAGGCCGCGAAGGTCGGCATCTACTCGCTGGACTTCTACGCCCAGCAGTTCTTCGACCCCACCGGCCTCGGCGTCCCGATGGCGATGGAGGAGCTCTTCTGGGGCGACGCGGGCATCGCCCTGTCGATCGTCGGTACCGGGCTCGCGGCCATCGGCGTCGTCGCCAACGGCACCGAGGAGCAGATCGGCACCTGGATCCCGCAGATGTACGGCGACCAGAACGACGTGAAGGTCGCCGCCTTCTGCTCCTCCGAGCCGGACGCGGGCTCCGACGTCGGCGCCATGCGCACCCGGGCCGTCTACGACCAGGCCAAGGACGAGTGGGTGCTCAACGGCACCAAGACCTGGGCGACCAACGGCGGCATAGCCAACGTCCACATCGTCGTCGCCGTCGTCGACCCGGAGCTCGGCACCAAGGGGCACGCCTCCTTCATCGTGCCGCCGGGCACCCCGGGCCTCTCCCAGGGCCAGAAGTTCAAGAAGCACGGCATCCGCGCCTCGCACACCGCCGAGGTGGTGCTGGAGGACGTACGGGTCCCCGGGTCCTGCCTGCTCGGCGGCAAGGAGAAGCTGGACGAGCGGCTCGCCAGGGCCCACGAGCGGGCGCGCAGCGGGGGCGGCGAGCGCGTGAAGAACGCGGCCATGGCCACCTTCGAGGCGTCCCGTCCGGCGGTCGGCGCCATGGCGGTCGGCACGGCGCGGGCCGCGTACGAGGTCGCGCTCGACTACGCCAAGACGCGCACGCAGTTCGGCCGCCCGATCATCGACAACCAGGGCGTGGCCTTCCAGCTCGCCGACATGCGGACGCAGATCGACGCGGCCCGGCTGCTGGTGTGGCGGGCGTCCTGGATGGCGGTCGCGGGCCGGCCGTTCACCTCGGCCGAGGGCTCGATGTCCAAGCTCTACGCGAGCGAGGTCGCGAAGAAGGTGACCGCCCAGGCACTCCAGATCCTCGGCGGCAACGGTTACACCCGCGAGTACCCGGTGGAGCGCATGCACCGCGACAGCGCGATCTACACGATCTTCGAGGGGACCAGCGAGATCCAGCGGCTGGTGATCGCCCGCACGATCTCCGACATGCCGATCCGCTAG
- a CDS encoding TetR family transcriptional regulator, with the protein METTQQAGEPGAAERRRRELLEAADRVVLRDGPKASMNAIAAEAGITKPILYRHFGDKAGLYQALAVRHTDALLGSLRAALDAPAERRRRVEATLDTYLAAIEARPQVYRFLMHPAEDSQSAERGFDVGLHSAPLLRRLGEELAEVIGERVDLGPGGERLARVWGHGIVGMMHAAGDWWLGERPCERAELVTGLTDLLWGRLGTAGNRADGPGF; encoded by the coding sequence ATGGAGACCACGCAGCAGGCAGGCGAGCCGGGAGCGGCCGAGCGACGGCGCCGGGAGCTGCTCGAAGCCGCCGACCGGGTCGTGCTCAGGGACGGCCCCAAGGCCTCCATGAACGCGATCGCGGCGGAGGCCGGCATCACGAAGCCGATCCTCTACCGGCACTTCGGCGACAAGGCGGGCCTCTACCAAGCGCTCGCCGTCCGGCACACCGACGCCCTGCTCGGCTCGCTGCGGGCCGCGCTCGACGCCCCCGCCGAGCGGCGCCGCCGGGTGGAGGCCACTCTCGACACCTACCTCGCCGCCATCGAGGCCCGCCCGCAGGTCTACCGCTTCCTGATGCACCCGGCCGAGGACTCCCAGAGCGCCGAACGGGGCTTCGACGTCGGCCTGCACTCGGCCCCGCTGCTGCGCCGCCTCGGCGAGGAGCTGGCCGAGGTGATCGGCGAGCGCGTGGACCTGGGCCCGGGCGGCGAACGCCTGGCCCGCGTCTGGGGTCACGGCATCGTCGGCATGATGCACGCGGCCGGCGACTGGTGGCTCGGCGAACGCCCCTGCGAGCGCGCGGAACTGGTCACGGGCCTCACCGACCTCCTCTGGGGCCGCCTGGGCACGGCGGGCAACCGCGCGGACGGCCCGGGCTTCTGA
- the def gene encoding peptide deformylase: protein MRQRPIPGTTGLVRTMSLLGDPVLHSACAEVTEFGPVLDRLIEDMFATMYAAEGVGLAANQIGVGQRVFVYDCPDDEDVRHVGHIVNPRLVAADGDEFLGPEGCLSLPGLEAGTARFDRTVVEGVTSDGAPVRIEGTGFFARCLQHECDHLAGTVYADRVTGLRARRLRRAIRKTPWGAAAPRG from the coding sequence ATGCGACAGCGCCCCATCCCCGGCACCACCGGCCTCGTCCGCACCATGAGCCTCCTGGGCGATCCGGTGCTCCATTCCGCTTGCGCGGAGGTCACCGAATTCGGTCCGGTCCTCGACCGGCTCATCGAGGACATGTTCGCGACGATGTACGCCGCCGAGGGCGTCGGCCTCGCCGCGAACCAGATCGGGGTCGGGCAGCGGGTGTTCGTCTACGACTGCCCCGACGACGAGGACGTCCGGCACGTCGGGCACATCGTCAACCCGCGCCTGGTGGCGGCCGACGGGGACGAGTTCCTCGGTCCCGAGGGCTGCCTCTCGCTGCCCGGGCTGGAGGCGGGTACCGCGCGCTTCGACCGCACGGTCGTCGAAGGGGTCACCTCCGACGGGGCGCCGGTACGGATCGAGGGCACCGGATTCTTCGCGCGGTGCTTGCAGCACGAGTGCGACCACCTCGCGGGCACGGTCTACGCGGACCGGGTCACGGGCCTGCGCGCGCGCAGGCTCCGGCGCGCGATCCGCAAGACGCCGTGGGGTGCCGCGGCGCCGCGCGGTTAG
- a CDS encoding MurT ligase domain-containing protein yields MAGNTEPLSPRAKLAVTAGKAAAAVSRAAGRGSGSVIGGKVALKLDPDLLGALAQHLDVVLVSATNGKTTTTRLIAEALRASGPVVSNALGANMPAGITSALAGGSDAKYGVIEVDEKYLAGVARDVTPKVIALLNLSRDQLDRAAETRMLAEKWREGLSGSKAVIVANCDDPLIVWSASSSQNVVWVAAGQEWKDDAWSCPSCGGVMQRPGDDWFCGECGFRRPVPTWVLSGDHVLDPHGSAWPIHLQLPGRANKANAATSAAVAAVFGVPPQVALERMYQVQAVAGRYDVVNFQGRELRLLLAKNPAGWLETFSLIDPPPTPVILSVNARGADGTDTSWLWDVDYPRLAGHPIFVIGDRKLDLAVRLEVAGLDFRVCETLDEAVQLAPPGQIELIANYTAFQDVRRRVGN; encoded by the coding sequence ATGGCAGGCAACACAGAGCCGCTTTCGCCGCGGGCCAAGCTGGCCGTGACGGCGGGCAAGGCCGCGGCGGCGGTGTCGCGGGCCGCGGGACGCGGAAGCGGATCGGTGATCGGTGGCAAGGTCGCACTCAAACTCGACCCCGATCTCCTCGGAGCGCTCGCGCAGCATCTCGACGTCGTCCTCGTCTCCGCGACGAACGGCAAGACCACGACGACCCGGCTGATCGCGGAGGCCCTGCGGGCCAGCGGTCCGGTCGTCTCCAACGCGCTGGGCGCGAACATGCCGGCAGGCATCACCTCGGCACTGGCGGGCGGCTCGGACGCCAAGTACGGCGTCATCGAGGTCGACGAGAAGTACCTGGCCGGGGTGGCCCGGGACGTCACCCCCAAGGTGATCGCCCTGCTGAACCTCTCCCGCGACCAGCTGGACCGCGCCGCCGAGACGCGCATGCTCGCGGAGAAGTGGCGCGAGGGCCTGTCGGGCTCCAAGGCGGTCATCGTCGCGAACTGCGACGACCCGCTGATCGTCTGGTCCGCCTCCTCCTCCCAGAACGTGGTGTGGGTCGCGGCCGGCCAGGAGTGGAAGGACGACGCCTGGTCGTGCCCCTCCTGCGGCGGTGTCATGCAGCGCCCGGGCGACGACTGGTTCTGCGGCGAGTGCGGCTTCCGCCGCCCGGTGCCGACCTGGGTGCTCTCCGGCGACCACGTCCTGGACCCCCACGGCTCGGCCTGGCCGATCCACCTCCAGCTGCCGGGCCGCGCCAACAAGGCCAACGCCGCCACCTCGGCCGCCGTGGCCGCCGTCTTCGGCGTCCCGCCGCAGGTGGCGCTGGAGCGGATGTACCAGGTGCAGGCCGTCGCCGGCCGCTACGACGTCGTGAACTTCCAGGGCCGTGAGCTGCGGCTGCTGCTCGCGAAGAACCCGGCGGGCTGGCTCGAAACGTTTTCTCTGATCGACCCGCCGCCCACCCCGGTGATCCTCTCGGTGAACGCGCGCGGCGCCGACGGCACCGACACCTCCTGGCTGTGGGACGTGGACTACCCGCGCCTGGCCGGCCACCCGATCTTCGTGATCGGTGACCGCAAGCTGGACCTCGCGGTCCGCCTCGAGGTCGCCGGCCTGGACTTCCGGGTGTGCGAGACCCTCGACGAGGCCGTGCAGCTCGCGCCGCCCGGACAGATCGAGCTGATCGCGAACTACACCGCCTTCCAGGACGTGCGCCGCCGCGTCGGCAACTAG
- a CDS encoding type 1 glutamine amidotransferase translates to MSDNSLRLVWVYPDLLSTYGDQGNALVVERRARQRGLDVQRVDVRSDQPIPTSGDIYLIGGGEDRPQRLAAERLLRDGGLERAVSNGAIVFSVCAGYQILGKEFVNDMGQRQEGLGLLDVVTVRGEGERCVGDVLADIDPRLGLPQLTGFENHQGVTHLGPTARPFARVSMGRGNGTGDGTEGAYNDTVFGTYMHGPVMARNPQIADLLLKLALDVNALPAIDDRWYEALRAERIAAATQPA, encoded by the coding sequence ATGAGCGACAACAGCCTGCGTCTGGTGTGGGTCTACCCGGACCTGCTCAGCACGTACGGAGACCAGGGCAACGCCCTCGTGGTGGAGCGCCGGGCGCGCCAGCGCGGCCTGGACGTCCAGCGCGTGGACGTGCGCAGCGACCAGCCGATCCCCACTTCGGGCGACATCTACCTGATCGGCGGCGGTGAGGACCGGCCGCAGCGGCTGGCGGCCGAGCGCCTGCTGCGCGACGGCGGTCTGGAGCGGGCCGTCTCCAACGGGGCGATCGTCTTCTCCGTCTGCGCCGGGTACCAGATCCTCGGCAAGGAGTTCGTCAACGACATGGGCCAGCGCCAGGAGGGCCTGGGCCTGCTGGACGTCGTCACCGTGCGCGGTGAGGGCGAGCGGTGCGTCGGCGACGTCCTCGCCGACATCGACCCGCGCCTGGGCCTGCCGCAGCTGACGGGCTTCGAGAACCACCAGGGCGTCACCCACCTCGGCCCGACGGCGCGGCCGTTCGCCCGGGTGAGCATGGGCCGGGGCAACGGCACCGGCGACGGCACCGAAGGCGCCTACAACGACACCGTGTTCGGCACCTACATGCACGGCCCCGTGATGGCCCGCAACCCGCAGATCGCGGACCTGCTGCTGAAGCTGGCCCTCGACGTCAACGCGCTGCCGGCCATAGACGACCGGTGGTACGAGGCGCTGCGAGCCGAGCGCATCGCTGCGGCGACGCAGCCCGCGTAG